In Vulpes lagopus strain Blue_001 chromosome 15, ASM1834538v1, whole genome shotgun sequence, the sequence AAGAATGAAGGTCAGATGTTATATCCTTCAGGTTGGGTTACAGTTAAATCTGATTTATCTTTGAGTCCTTCGATTCTAGGTTGGGACCTCGTACATGGTTCCCACATCATAGATGTTTGTCAAATCCTAGTAAACTCTTGGCCAGGAGTTGATAATTATTGAAAATGAATGATGGGCATATGAAGGTTCATTATACTGTCAGTGTCCTTTTATATATATCTGAAGTTTTCcataataaataaacttaaaacatttatattcacCTCAAGTTAAGTGAAAGTGTAGTCAAGGATGAGCTTGAGGCTTCTGGCTTGGGTAATCCAGTAGGTGATAGTGCCATGGACAAAGTGGACTTGCATCCAgcgtagtgtgtgtgtgtgtgtgtgtgtgtgtgtgtgtgttgggaggatTCTTTTTCATCCCAGTGAAACTTCTTAGGAGGccaaataaaacagatgaaataaGGAATTTAGATTTGGACACCTTTAGTTTTGGGTACTTTGAGGGCTTCTCCAGTCAGTTGCTCCACGGTTAGCATTTACAATAAATTGAAACCTCTGTCTTAGAGGAGTGAACCACTGGAAGGTTTCTGGATGGGAACACATCTCCCCTCATATCCTTGATGGCCTCTCATCCACTGAGCTGACCCCCGGGAATTAACACAGCATCCGGGGAGTAGTCTGCGCAGCATGGCGCCCCTCCATTCCCTCCTTCACACTCTTCCTCCAcactttccctttttcctcccgTCTTGTGAATTTCCACCAGGGGAGGATTTATTCTAGGCGCGGACGAGGGACCCTGGTGTCACACAGCTCTACCTCCAGCGGCAGGGGTGGAGGGTTACGAAACCTCGCGGTCTCGGTCTGCTTTCACCACTTACTTGTGACTGCAGGCAAGTCGCTTTACCTTTCAGAATCTCAGCATCTGTCTCTGACATTTTTGTCAGGGGAACGGTGGTGTCTCCACACGGCCGATGTGAGGACGGTGCCTGCCAACGGTTTAACACGGAGCCGGGCACGGCGCGAGCGGGCAGTAAGCGCGCTCTACTATTGTCAGCCTCGCTGCGTCCTCGCCTCTCCAGCAGGCCCCCGGGGACTGCGGCCGCCCGGGCGGAGCAGGCCGCCGCCTCAGACCCCTCCTCACGcggccccggccgcggcccgGCCGCCGCCACAGCCGCTCGCGCTCCAGCTCCGCCGCTGCGGCGCGCGCCGGGGTGCGGGCCCAGGGCCCTGCGGGGCGCGCTCGGTGAGTCCGCGGCCTCGCGGCGGAGGGCGGtgccgggccgggcggcggcaGCGCTCTGGGACCCGGGGGCTGAGGCCCGGGGTCCCGCAGGGCGGGTCCCTCGGGGGAGCTGCGGCAAGGGCCCTCTGCGACGGGCTCGCGCGCTCGCGCCCGCGCGCGGCCCAAGATGGCggccctccgccccctcccccccccccccgccgcccggcgCGCGCCTCCGCTGCTCGgggcgcggccccgcggcccgcgcGCTCCAGGGCGGGGGATGTTGTGATGGAGAAGGCGCCGCGGAGCCGGAGCCCCGCAGCCTGAGCCACCTCCGccacctgggcctggggcctcccCGCGCAGGTAGGAGCTGCCCCAGCCCCGGGCCTAGCCCCGGAGGCCGGATCCCGACCCCCCTCTGCGGGCAGCGGACCCCGCAGCCCCTTCCCCGCGGCGGCCTGGGGGGCCCTGGTCAGGCCACATCCCCGGGGCGGTACTCCCGCCGCGCGCGTTCGGACCGTCGCcagtcccccagcccccaccttgTGGGCGCCACCTCGGTCCTCACAAGACCCCCTCCCCGACCTTTATTTACCTCTGGCCCCTCGGGGCTGGAGGGGGGCGAGTCCGGGGGCCACGCAGCGAGGGgcgatgggggagggggaaggggctggCGGTGGGACGTGGGGTGAGGTAGGCAGGGCCCGCGCGGATTTCTGCAGGGTCCCGGGCCTGGAATCTGTCAAGCCGCATTCAGTTGCCCTCGGCGACCGAGGGGTGTGCCCTGGGGCCCACTGTGCCCCGGCTTGGCCAGGAGGCCTAGCGCTAGCAGCAGCACTCCTGGAGAGCAGTTTTCCAGCCGCCAATTCAGAGGTTATTCCGAATCCCGTTTTGCATCTGCCTGTGCATTTCTCGCATTCCCAGCCTCTCCAGCACAGTCCCATCTCCCTCTACTCTTTCAAAGCCCACACCTTGCCTGCACTTGCTGTCATGTCCTCACTTCCCATTCATTCCTAAAACCACTGACACCCACTGACATGCTGGAGCCAAGGTCACCGGAGACCTCCATGTGTCCGACTCCAATGGACACCTTCCTGTTATCCCCCTTTCCTTTCAGTAGTATTCAGCGGTGTGTATTAACGCTCCTGGAAGCgttttttctggtttctcttgtCCGGCATTGGCATTGTCTGCTCCTTCGTGGTCTCATTTG encodes:
- the LOC121476092 gene encoding translation initiation factor IF-2-like, coding for MRLDRFQARDPAEIRAGPAYLTPRPTASPFPLPHRPSLRGPRTRPPPAPRGQRPPRGRGCGVRCPQRGVGIRPPGLGPGLGQLLPARGGPRPRWRRWLRLRGSGSAAPSPSQHPPPWSARAAGPRPEQRRRAPGGGGGGEGAEGRHLGPRAGASARARRRGPLPQLPRGTRPAGPRASAPGSQSAAAARPGTALRREAADSPSAPRRALGPHPGARRSGGAGARAAVAAAGPRPGPREEGSEAAACSARAAAVPGGLLERRGRSEADNSRARLLPARAVPGSVLNRWQAPSSHRPCGDTTVPLTKMSETDAEILKG